In Solenopsis invicta isolate M01_SB chromosome 1, UNIL_Sinv_3.0, whole genome shotgun sequence, one genomic interval encodes:
- the LOC120359398 gene encoding uncharacterized protein LOC120359398 produces the protein MEFTKPEDPEQGTADPRIKKTQEISRQEREKWAAYRRNVKLTLDNVEETTKAGKLTNDESITVKTYRNCSF, from the coding sequence ATGGAATTTACAAAACCCGAGGATCCGGAACAAGGGACGGCGGATCCGCGGATAAAGAAAACGCAGGAGATAAGCCGACAGGAGAGAGAAAAATGGGCAGCGTACAGAAGAAACGTGAAACTTACCCTCGACAATGTCGAAGAAACTACGAAAGCAGGAAAACTTACAAACGATGAATCGATCACGGTGAAGACATACAGAAATTGCTCTTTTTAG